CGCGACCTGCAGGACCTGTAGGGCGCGCCGTGGCATCGCACCCTTCGGCGCGGCTGTGGATCGCCGCCTGGGCGCTGGCGCAAGGCGCGGCGCTGTGGTCGCTGCACCGTGCGCACGAAAGTCTGGCGCCAGCCGTGCTGTGGCCGCTGTACGTGCTGGCCCTGGCACTGCCGCTGACGCTGCAGCTGCTCGCCGCGCACCGCGGGCGGCAGCTGCTGTGGGCGCTGGCAGGCGCGCTGTGCCTGACGCTGGCGGCGGCGGCCGCCTATGTGGGCCATCAGGTCGTGGACGACCAGCGCGGCGCCGCGCAAGGGTGGTCGCTCGCGCTGCTGGCCGCCTGCTGGTTCGTGCTGCTGCCGTTCATCGAGCAGCGACTGGCCACGCGCCACTGGGCGCGCGACTACGCCCAGCTGTTCGCCGCCTCGTGGCGGCACGCCTTCCAGCTGCAGGTGGCCGCTTTGTTCGCCCTGCTGTTCTGGGCGCTGCTGATGCTGCTGGCGGCGCTGTTCAAGGTGCTCGGCGTGACGCTGTTCGCCACGCTCTTCGGCAGCCGGACGTTCATCTACCTGGCAACGCCGCTGGCCTTTGGCGCGGGGCTGGCGCTGTTTGCCACGCGCGAGGAGGCGCTGGAGGGCTTTTGGCGCACGCTGCTGCACGCGCTGGGCTCGCTGCTGCCGCTGGCCTGCCTGATCGCGCTGCTGTTCGCGCTGGCGCTGCCGGTGCGCGGCCTGGCGCCGCTGTGGGCCACGGGACGTGCCAGCGTGCTGATGCTGGGGCTGATGGCCTGGATCGTGTTTCTGTTCAACGTTGCCTGGAGCGACGGCACGGTGCAGGGCCAGCGCTTCGGCCCGCTGCTGCGCCGCCTGGTCGAGGCGGGGCTGCTCAGCCTGCCGCTCTATGCGCTGCTGTGCGCCTACGCGCTGGGCCTGCGCGTGGCCCAGCACGGCTGGAGCGTGGACCGCGTCTGGGCGGCGCTGGCCGTGCTGCTGATGGCCGTCTATGCGCTCGGGTATGCGGCCGCCGCGGTGCTGCCGCGGCGCGGCGCGCCGTGGATGGCGCTGACACGGCGCGTCAACGTCGCTGCCGCGCTTTTGGGCGTGGCACTGGCGCTGCTGAC
The DNA window shown above is from Pulveribacter suum and carries:
- a CDS encoding DUF4153 domain-containing protein, giving the protein MASHPSARLWIAAWALAQGAALWSLHRAHESLAPAVLWPLYVLALALPLTLQLLAAHRGRQLLWALAGALCLTLAAAAAYVGHQVVDDQRGAAQGWSLALLAACWFVLLPFIEQRLATRHWARDYAQLFAASWRHAFQLQVAALFALLFWALLMLLAALFKVLGVTLFATLFGSRTFIYLATPLAFGAGLALFATREEALEGFWRTLLHALGSLLPLACLIALLFALALPVRGLAPLWATGRASVLMLGLMAWIVFLFNVAWSDGTVQGQRFGPLLRRLVEAGLLSLPLYALLCAYALGLRVAQHGWSVDRVWAALAVLLMAVYALGYAAAAVLPRRGAPWMALTRRVNVAAALLGVALALLTCTPLLEPARIAVASQLARLAAQRIEPDAFDYHYLRWDAGRAGHAALERLSREQEHPQAAQIRLQAQRTLAATSRYLSADLAPGDEWTPERLRAHLRPHPQGTAPDAGWLAFALVALEGRTLTLDCTEEAPCPLLSIDMDGDGQPEQVLLDGHASPVFTREGGHWREAGRLHGRNAGRLHGGVGGASLEQGVRTQAPRWHDLLIGGERYSVRASD